From the genome of Lotus japonicus ecotype B-129 chromosome 6, LjGifu_v1.2, one region includes:
- the LOC130725589 gene encoding aspartic proteinase CDR1-like yields the protein MAFEYELMHILLLLAFSTCCFSSIHTSTTTASLGTSKSKPHRLVSKLIHHRSVLHPHYNPKETAKDRMKLDIQHSVARLAYLRARIDNGSLISNDYRASLSPSLTSRTILANLSIGQPPTPQLVIMDTGSARFWVMCTPCLNCVHHSLPIFDPSKSSTYFAPCRTPCGFSGCKCDLSDRFTFNVNYADGSSSSGTLGRDMLVFETADEGTVLVPYIEFGCGHQIRYNKDPGYNGILGLNSGPVSLVSQIGRRFSYCIGSLTDKNYNYNQLILGEGADLEGYSTPLQEHRGFYYITMEGISVGEKRLDLAPTTFEMKEDGTGGVIIDTGTTMTYLVDDAYKLLYREVRNILRQSLKETTFENIPWQICYLGDVSRDLVRFPVVTFHFDEGADLALDPGSLFEQVTDNAFCMVVGPISEFGLGSIPSIIGLSAQQSYNVGYDLENGFLYFQRIDCELLSG from the coding sequence ATGGCATTTGAATATGAACTTATGCATATTCTTCTGTTGTTAGCCTTCTCAACATGCTGTTTCTCATCAATTCATACAAGTACAACCACCGCATCTTTAGGTACCTCAAAATCTAAGCCTCATAGATTGGTCTCCAAACTTATTCACCATCGCTCTGTTCTGCATCCACactacaatccaaaagaaactGCGAAAGACCGAATGAAACTTGATATCCAACACTCAGTTGCGCGTTTAGCCTACTTGCGAGCAAGGATTGATAATGGTTCATTGATCTCTAATGACTACAGGGCAAGCCTTTCTCCCTCTCTAACTAGTAGAACCATACTGGCAAATCTCTCAATAGGCCAACCCCCCACCCCACAACTAGTTATCATGGACACTGGCAGTGCCCGCTTCTGGGTCATGTGCACCCCTTGCTTAAATTGTGTCCACCATTCACTCCCAATTTTCGATCCTTCTAAGTCTTCCACCTATTTCGCACCATGCAGAACACCCTGTGGCTTCAGTGGCTGCAAATGCGACCTCTCGGATCGGTTCACATTCAATGTCAATTATGCAGACGGATCCTCCTCATCAGGAACACTCGGCCGCGACATGCTGGTCTTCGAGACAGCTGATGAAGGTACGGTTCTGGTCCCCTACATAGAATTCGGGTGTGGCCACCAAATCAGGTACAATAAAGATCCAGGGTATAATGGAATATTAGGACTCAATAGTGGACCTGTGTCTCTGGTGTCACAAATTGGCAGAAGATTCTCTTACTGCATAGGCAGCTTAACTGACAAAAACTACAATTACAATCAATTGATATTAGGTGAAGGGGCAGATCTAGAAGGTTATTCTACGCCTTTGCAAGAGCATCGTGGCTTTTACTATATAACCATGGAAGGCATTAGTGTAGGAGAAAAGAGGCTTGACTTAGCTCCAACAACTTTTGAGATGAAAGAGGATGGCACAGGTGGAGTTATCATTGACACAGGGACTACAATGACCTACCTAGTTGATGATGCTTATAAATTGTTATACAGAGAAGTTAGAAACATCCTTCGGCAGTCGCTTAAAGAAACTACATTTGAAAATATTCCATGGCAAATTTGCTACTTGGGGGATGTGAGCAGGGACCTGGTGAGGTTTCCAGTGGTTACCTTCCATTTTGATGAAGGAGCAGATTTGGCTTTGGACCCTGGAAGCCTTTTCGAACAGGTGACGGATAATGCATTTTGCATGGTTGTAGGTCCAATCAGTGAGTTTGGCCTGGGGAGTATTCCTTCAATTATTGGGTTGTCAGCTCAGCAGAGTTACAATGTGGGATATGACCTTGAGAATGGCTTTCTTTACTTCCAAAGAATTGATTGTGAACTTCTTAGTGGTTGA